One genomic region from Pseudoduganella lutea encodes:
- a CDS encoding PilT/PilU family type 4a pilus ATPase, translating into MERDQASKFMFDLLRLMVSKKGSDLFVTSGFPPAMKIDGKLTPVSSQPLTAAHTADLARSIMNDKQAATFEQTKEANFAISPGDLGRFRVSAFVQMGAAGMVLRVINSKIPDLDELALPPVLKDVVMSKRGLVVMVGATGSGKSTTLAAMVGYRNEHSYGHIITIEDPVEFVHPHRNCIVTQREVGVDTEDWEIALKNTLRQAPDVIQIGEIRDRETMDHAIAFAETGHLCLATLHANSANQALDRIINFFPEERRQQLLMDLSLNLKGMISQRLIPLKESRGRAVAIEILLNSPLISDLIFQGKVHEIKELMKKSRELGMQTFDQSLFDLYEAGTISYEDALRNADSVNDLRLAIKLEGKGAQHRDLSAGTEHLGLI; encoded by the coding sequence ATGGAACGCGACCAGGCCAGTAAATTCATGTTCGACCTGCTGCGCCTGATGGTCAGCAAGAAGGGGTCGGACCTGTTCGTCACGTCCGGCTTCCCGCCGGCGATGAAAATCGACGGCAAGCTCACGCCGGTATCGAGCCAGCCCTTGACGGCCGCGCACACGGCCGACCTGGCCCGTTCGATCATGAACGACAAGCAGGCGGCCACGTTCGAGCAGACAAAGGAAGCGAACTTTGCGATCAGCCCCGGCGACCTGGGAAGATTCCGCGTCTCGGCCTTCGTGCAGATGGGTGCCGCGGGCATGGTGCTGCGGGTCATCAACAGCAAGATCCCCGACCTGGACGAGCTGGCCCTGCCCCCGGTATTGAAGGACGTCGTGATGTCCAAGCGCGGCCTCGTGGTCATGGTGGGTGCCACCGGCTCGGGCAAGTCGACGACGCTGGCGGCCATGGTCGGCTACCGCAATGAACACAGCTATGGCCACATCATCACCATCGAGGACCCGGTGGAATTCGTGCACCCGCACCGCAACTGCATCGTCACGCAGCGCGAAGTGGGCGTCGATACCGAGGACTGGGAAATCGCGCTGAAGAACACGCTGCGCCAGGCGCCGGACGTGATCCAGATCGGCGAGATCCGCGACCGCGAAACGATGGACCACGCAATCGCGTTCGCCGAAACGGGCCACCTGTGCCTGGCCACGCTGCACGCCAACAGTGCCAACCAGGCGCTGGACCGCATCATCAACTTCTTTCCGGAAGAGCGCCGCCAGCAACTGCTGATGGACCTGTCGCTGAACCTGAAAGGCATGATCTCGCAGCGGCTGATCCCGTTGAAGGAAAGCCGCGGCCGCGCGGTGGCGATCGAGATCCTGCTGAACTCCCCGCTGATCTCCGACCTGATCTTCCAGGGCAAGGTGCACGAGATCAAGGAATTGATGAAGAAGTCGCGCGAGCTGGGCATGCAGACGTTCGACCAGTCGCTGTTCGACCTCTACGAGGCAGGCACGATCAGCTACGAGGATGCGCTGCGCAATGCCGATTCCGTCAACGACCTGCGCCTGGCCATCAAGCTCGAAGGAAAAGGCGCACAGCATCGCGACCTGTCGGCCGGCACCGAACACCTGGGTCTGATATAA